CCGGTTCTCTTTTAGCCAATCCGAGTGTCTCGGCCGTTTCGGCGTGGACTTCCCGGAAAAGTTCCGGATTGTCATTCAGTGACACACCGTAGGAAGGAATCATTTCCTTGATTTTCGGTTCCCATGCTTCCAAATGCTGCGGGAAGCATTTCTTGAAGATCTCGAGCATTGCATGGACAGCTGTCGAAGCGCCTGGAGAAGCACCAAGCAGTGCAGCGATGGAGCCGTCTTCAGCTGTGACAATCTCCGTGCCGAACTGAAGCGTCCCTTTTCCTCCGGCTTCCGTATCTTTGATCACCTGCACCCGCTGCCCCGCTGTCACCGTCCGCCAGTCTTCGCTTTTTGCATCGGGAACAAACGCACGTAATTCATCCATCCGTTTTTCATCCGACAGCAGCACTTGCTGGATCAGATATTTCGTCAACGGTATTTCTTTTGCGCCTGCAGACAGCATCGTCAGCAGGTTTGCCGGTTTGACAGAACCGATCAAATCCAAGTAAGAACCTGTTTTCAGGAACTTCGGCGAGAAGCCGGCATACGGACCGAACAGCAATGTCTTTTTATGATCGATAAATCGCGTATCAAGATGCGGCACAGACATCGGCGGCGCGCCGACCTGGGCTTTGCCGTAAACTTTCGCATGATGCCGTTCCACGACTTCCGGGTTATCACAGACAAGGAACAGCCCGCTCACCGGGAATCCGCCGATTTTCTTCGACTCCGGGATACCGGTTTTCTGCAATAGCGGCAAACTTCCGCCTCCGCCGCCGATAAATACGAATTTTGCTGTATGGTACTCGATTTTATTGTTCGCGATGTCATGGACTTTCACTTCCCACGAGCCATCAGCCGTGCGTTTGATATCCTGGACACTATGCTCATAATGGACGGCGATGTTTTCACCGGCTAAGTGATTGAACAGCATACGGGTCAGTTCACCGAAATTGACGTCCGTTCCGGAGTCGATTTTCGTTGCCGCAATCGGTTCATCCGCTGAACGCCCTTCCATAATCAGCGGAATCCATTCTTTCAATTTGGCGGGATCCTCGGAAAACTCCATTCCTTGGAACAACGGACTGGCTGAAAGCGCTTCAAAACGCTTTTTCAGGAACGTCACATTTTCCTCTCCGCGCACCATGCTCATATGCGGCAGCGACATGATAAAATCCTCTGGATTGCTGATCCGCTTGTTATTGACGAGGAACGACCAGAACTGTCGCGACAGCTGGAACTGCTCATTCACTTTGATCGCTTTTGTGATATCGATGGAGCCATCCGGCTTTTCCGGTGTGTAGTTCAACTCACACAATGCAGCATGGCCTGTACCCGCGTTATTCCATTCATTCGAGCTTTCTGCTCCCGGGCCTGAGAGTTTTTCAAATACATTGATTTCCCACTCCGGCGCTAATTCTTTCAGCAAGGATCCCAGAGTCGCACTCATGACTCCGGCACCAATCATAATAACGTCTGTTTTTTTCGGCATGTCACTCATTATACCCTTCCTTATCCCCTATAGTGGCAAAAAAGAATAGCATTCCAGACAACGCCGCCATAAGCAGGCCCGCATCCGGAAGGCTCACCTTTTCCGTCTTTCGTATAACCATATCATAAGCTGTGTCCATTCTTCACTGATTGCATTCTGTTCATGGTACTCACTGGCTGGGCAAGCATCGAAAGGTTCAGACCAATGCCCCTTCTCTGCTGTAAAAACTCAATCTTATTATTAAATAATTATAGACTTTCCCGCGAACATTCACAAGACCCCGCCATATCCGGAAGGAAAAACATCCAGTGCGGGTGGAATAATCCACAGCACTGGCGTTCATTTACGGAGCAGCCTGTCAATTTCATCTCCCACTGCTGATAAAAAAACATCTCCTGCAGCCGGCAATGCCCGCGCGGGAGATGCTTTCCTTTTTCCTCCTGATGCCGCTTTAACTTATTTCGTTTTCAGCAACTCATACTGGCGTATAATTTCTTCAGTGATTTCACTGTCTTCAGGCAATCCGCTCACGCTGTTCAGGACGCTTGTCAATCCGTCGCGCTGAACCATCTCCTGCAGCTGTACAGCTTCTTCATCTTCCGGATTGTCGAATAATAAAGCGGCGGCGATGGCTTTTGCCATATTCATATAAGACAGCCCCGCTTTTTGCGCCTGTGTCGCGGGACGGATGAGCCGGTCTTCAGGTCCCAGTTTCCGGATCGGCGCCCGTCCCACCCGTGTGACGCCATCATTCAAGTATGGATTTTTGAAGCGTTCGATATTCTTGTTGATATATTCAAGATGTTCCGCTTCATCCAGACCGTATTCCTTTACCAGGTAAGCGCCTGTCTCTTTCAGCGTTTCTCTGACCTGCTGCTCGATGTCCGGGTCGGCCAGTGTCTGGTCGATGGTCTCTTTTCCTTCCAGGTAGCCGAGATAAGCAATGACAGCATGACCTGTATTTACTGTAAATAGTTTCCGTTCAATGAAAGGCGCCAGCTCGGCTACAAGCTTCATCCCTTCCACATGCGGAATCTCTTCTGTTGTTTCGACGACCCATTCATAATAAGGCTCGACAAGCACATCGAGTGACTCCTGGTCTTGGATCGGAACGATGCGGTCCACAGCAGAATTAAAGAAGTAGACCTTTTCTTCCAGCCCCGCTTTTACTTCGTCATCGAGGTGTTCCATAACATGCGCTTTCAGAATATCGGTCGCACCGATCTGATTTTCACACGCAATAATATACAATTTATCGTCGGTCGCATTTACACGCGCGGTGATCCCCCGGGCAATCAAAGGAGCGATTCGCGGTAAAATAGTCGGACCGATTGCAGTCGTCACATAGGCGGCGCTTTGGATTGCGCCAATAACCGCATCTTCCTGATGCATGTTATTTAATCCGGATACATTTTCAATCGTCATCGTTTCTTCTTCCGGCTGGGCGAGCCTGACTTCATACGTGCCCAGATCATTCAGCTTGCCGATGACCTGTTCTGCAATATCAACGAACGTGACGTGATAGCCTGACTGGGCGAAGAGTGCGCCGATAAAGCCCCGGCCGATATTTCCGGCACCAAAGTGAACAGTTTGTTTCATTATCATCATTCCTTTATCAGATTATGTTGAAGATAGTCCAAAAACAGATCTTCGAGTTTCTTTCGGATCATGTTCTCATTGGAAGAAGAAAAAATCATCATCGCTACGTCACTCTCGATCAGGCTCGAGCTGATGAGACTGAGGATCTCTTGCTCTCTGACACTCATGCTCACCGGAGCCAGCATCAGCAGCAGATTATTCATGTGTACGGTCTCGCCATCCATCCCTTTGATCGGGCACGGTTTATCGAGATGCGCCACTTGGAAGATCAGTTCCCGGATACTTTCGTCCCGGCAGTGGAAAAGACCGATATTCGTATCCGGAATTCCGAGACCGCCTTTCTTTTCGCGCTCTTCCAGTTCACGCTGCACGCTTTCCGGATTGGTGATCAGTCCGTCCCGCGTGCTTTGTTCGACCATTTCCTGCAGCACGAGCCGATGATCTGCGACTTGCTGTTTTCTGTAGACTTTTAAATTAGTCAGAATCGATTCCATACTGGAATGGACATCCTTTATCTCCTGCAGGAGTGTCTGCACGTTCGGCTGGTTCGGCTGGGCAGGCTCTTCAAACTGATTTCCGGCGTTCAAATACCGTTTTCTGCTGATGATCTTCTCCAAATGATCCTGCAGATAATTTTCGATATCCCGGATGTCCCTGTCACTCAACAATGGACTCACCATAATATAATCCACGTCTGTAACCGGAAGGCGAATAGTGGAAATCACAATGTCATAATCATGGAAGTTGCCGGATTGAAAATCATTGATCGACGAAATGGCGACAGAATCGATTTCAACCAATTCCTTTTGGATCCGGCTTGCCAGCATTTTCGATGTGCCGATGCCTGTCGGACAAACAACAATAGCGTTGAGCTTGATCCGCTCTTCATTCATCAGCAGCGCTGATCCGAAATGCAGGACGATGAACGCGATCTCATCCGCCGGGAAATCGATATCCGGAAACTCGGTTTCCAGGCTTTTCTTGACCGCCATGAACAGCATCGGATATTTTCTTTTAATCTCTTCCGTCAGCGGATTAAACAGTTCCAATTTTTGTTTCAGCCGGAAAATGGACGGTCCCATATGCGCCAGCAGTCCCTGGTACAGAGAGAAATCGTCAGCGAGATTCACATGCAGGCTGGATGAAACGTCGAGAATCATATTCTTGATCAATTTGCCCAGCAATACATTATCGTAATAAACCAAATCAGCCGCTTGAACTTTTGATCCCCGCAGGATGATTGATAGAAAATGAATATCGCTGCCCGTCAGCGCGATGGAGAGAGCTGATTCCAGCTCATCGGCTACTCCGTTTATCAATTCATATTCACTTGTGTATTCATTTGCCGTTTCATCTTCCTGCTGCAGCAAAAACCCCTGCTCTGTCCGCTGGATCGTCAGGCAGGTATGGATAACCAGCCCGATATAATCGCTGTCCGCCAGTCTTCCCTGCTCTTTGTTGATCTTTTCATTCACCAGTCCATCGACCAGCGTCAGATACCGGGGAGAAAAATAACCGAGTACGTTTCCTTCCATCGGTTTCCCCAGTTGAAGCTGGTACAGGTTTTCAATGATTTCTTCATAAAAGTGAATGAGAAAATAGTTTGCAAGTGCGTGCCGCTTATTGGCTTCTTCTCCACCCACTTCCACGCCGACACCTCTTTTGCGGGTCAACGTAATGGAGAATTTACCGATCCATTCGGCCAGATCATTCAAATAAGCCGACAGCGTAGCTGTGCTGACACCGAGCTGGTTTGCCAGCACCTGCTTTTTGAAGGACGGACCGTCATGCAGCAGGGTGATGAGCAGATTCAGCTTCCGTTCTTCCGGCGTTTCATCGGTGGGCCGGACACTCGTCAAATTTTGGATGAGCCGGTAAATCTGTTCGTTTTTCCCGTCAATGAAGAGGCCGTCGTTCGCCGTCCGCTTCAGCACCAGATCAAATTGCATCAACAGCTTCTCCACGGATTTCAAATCCCGCTGGATTGTCCGGACACTCACATTCAAATACGTCGACAGCGAATGGACTGTATGTTTGCCGGATGTCCGTACAATCAATTCAATAATGGATTTTTCCCTAAATGTGATAAATATGCCTCTCCCTCATTTCGCTTTGAATTTTCCTTCCCTGTAAGATCTTAATCGCGGATTCCGAAAATCAGAATAGCACAAAAAGGCAGGAAATCCCGCCTTTCTGCGCTGATGCTATTAGCTTCTGTTGATGATCTCTTTCACTTCTTTTGCTGTTTTGGCTTGGACCAGTTCATCCACGTTCTCCTGCTCGGCACAAATTACTGCAATGCCGGACAGGATTTCCAGATGGGTACCGTCCTTGCCGGCAATCCCGAAGATCAGTTTTGCGGACTCTCCATCAAAGTCTACCCCGTTCGGAACCTGGACAACCGTAAAACCGGATTTGATGACCGCTTTTTTCGCCGCTTCGGTTCCGTGTGGAATCGCTACGTTATTGCCCATATAGGTAGTGGTGATTTCTTCCCGTTTGAGCATTTCCTCCACGTAGGATTCTTCCACGTAACCGCCCCGGACAAGCGCTTCACCGGCAAACCGGATCGCTTCTTCTTTTGTGGCGAATTCCTGGTTGATGAAGATGTTTTCTTCCAGCAAGAGGCTGTCCTCTTCCTCTTCTGCCATATGTGGTGTGGTGCCCACTGCGTCTGTCTCAGACTCTTCAACGAGTTCCACTTGCGGTTCTGCAACACCGCTATCGCTTTTCAGATTTTCGATCAATCTATCATATTCCGGGCTCGACAGGAAATTATCCACGGAAATGTGATACGCATCCGGTGCTTTGTTTTCAGCCCGCGGCGTCAGTTTCTCTTGGGTGATAATGATTTGTGCGTCAGAAGGGATGTTGCTGATGGCGGTATTGGTAACTGTGATATCCATATCCGCTTCTTTCACCTTTTTCTTCAGGAGCGACGCACCCATGGCACTGGAACCCATACCGGCATCACAGGCGAATACAATCTTGTGTACGTTGCTTGGCATTACCCCGCTGCCCGATGCAGTTCCTGCTGCTCCGGCAGTGGGCGCAACGCCACCAGCCGTAAGGCCAGCAACCGAACTTTTCTTGCCTTTCATCTGTTCCATTTTCGCTGTTGCCGCACTGATATCTTCGTCTGTTTCTTTGCTCGCTTTCAATACGGTTGCTGAAATCAGGAACGACACCGTTGCTGCAACCAGTACCGCCGCGTAATTGGCAAGGAGGACCAGGAATTCCGGTGTGACTGCAGTGATTGCAATTATGCTGCCCGGAGATGCAGGTGCAACCAATCCGCCATTAAGCAATACGAGGGTAAAGACACCGCTCATACCGCCTGCGATGACAGATAAGAGCAGCATCGGCTTCATCAGCACGTATGGGAAGTAGATTTCGTGAATCCCGCCGATGAAATGGATGATCGCCGCCCCTGGTGCCGACTGTTTCGCCACGCCTTTTCCGAACAGCATGAATGCGAGCAGGACACCAAGACCCGGTCCTGGATTGGCTTCCAGCAGGAATAAGACCGATTTTCCCGTCTCCTGAACTTGCTCCAGTCCGATCGGTGTCAGGATTCCGTGGTTGATGGCATTGTTCAGGAACAGGATTTTTCCGGGTTCAATCAGGATGCTCGTCAATGGCAGCAATCCCGTATCGACCAGCCAGTCAACTCCCAAAGTCAGTAACTCTGTGACAGCTGCCACAATCGGGCCGATGATCCAGTAAGCAAAAAGGGCGAGGGCCGCCCCCAGGATACCGGCAGAGAAGTTATTGACGAGCATCTCAAAGCCCGTCCGGATTTTCCCTTCAATCAGCTGGTCAAACTTCTTGATGACAAATCCGCCAGTCGGTCCCATCAGCATAGCTCCTAAAAACATCGGGGTATCCGGAGCTCCGACGATTACGCCCATCGTCGCAATTGCACCAACGACACCACCGCGCTGATCATAGATGAGTCTGCCTCCTGTATACCCGATAAGCAGCGGCAGCAAGTACGTGATCATCGGACCGACCAGTTCGGCCAGACGTTCATTCGGGAAGAACCCGGTTGGTATGAATAATGCAGTGATCAATCCCCAGGCGATGAACGCGCCGATGTTCGGCAGTACCATTGAGCTTAAGAAATTGCCGAATTTCTGCACTGCAACTTTTGCGTTTCCGCGACCGTTTGGACGATCCGCTGTGCGAGTCATATGATCCTTCCTTTCGTAAAGGCAATTTTTTTGCTGTTGTCTCCACTTCATCATAGAGTAGAGATGAAGGCGTTTTCAATGTTTAAGAAAGTCAACTTTGTCGTGCTCTTGATGACAAAGCTGGTGTTTCTGTTTCCTCTTATTCCCTAAGTCATATGACAATAATTTCTCACAGGAACAGGACTAGAAAGCAGAAGCATTTACATACATTCCTGCTGCAATTCAATATAGTATGAAAACAAAATTTAAAAAACCTCCACCCGATCCGGGCAGAGGTTCAATCACTAAAAAATTATATTTTCGCAAATTCGCCTGCGACTTTCTTTTCTGTTTTCTTTTTTTCTTCCGTATCTTCCATTTTCGTCATCGTCAGTCCTGTAACACCATAGAACAGTGAAACGAGCGGTGTAATCATCGCCAGGAAGCAGAATGGAAGATAGACGCTAACCGGTACACCGAGCGTAGCTGCTGTGAAAATGCCGGCTCCCGTCCATGGGATGAGTGCGCCGCCCTGTGTGCCTGTGTCTTCAAGCACTCTTGACAGGTTCTCCGGCCTCAAATTCAATCGCTCATAAACCGGTCGCATGATCGTTCCGCCCATGACGATTGAGAAGTAGATAGAACCACCGATCGCCAATGCCACATAGCTTATAATAATCGTAACAAAGGTGAGGACACCTGTGCTTTCAATTTTATGGATAAACGGTGCAACGAGTGCTTCCAATACGCCTGCTTGCGCCATCATGCCGCCCAAGCCAAGAGCAAATAAGAACAAAGCGACAAGTGCGAACATGCTGCTTAATCCGCCCCGCACCAATAAGCTGTCGACAATTTCAATTCCGGATTCCACTGAATAGCCGCCATAGAAGAAATCAACAGTTTGAGTGAACGAGAACCCCTGATAGAAAATGGCAACCAGGCCGCCGACTGCCGTTCCGATAAAAATTGACGGAAGCGCCGGTTTTTTCAGCATGAGCAGTCCGACCAGCACAATGATTGGAATCATCGGGACAAGCCCGAGGCTGAAATTGTCTGCGAGGAACGCTGTCAGCTGTGTAACACTTTGTTCGTTCACAGTAGCGGCCGTATATTTCAGCCCCATGAATGTGAAGATGATCGCTGAAATGATAAAAGCCGGTACAGTTGTCCAAAGCATATGTCTAATGTGTGTGAATAAATCGGTTTCCACAACGGTCGGTGTTAAATTCGTTGTGTCTGACAACGGTGACATCTTGTCTCCGAAATAGGCGCCGCTTATAATCGCCCCTGCGGTAAGCCCGACCGGCACGCCCAGCGTGGCACCAACACCCATCAGCGCAATCCCTGCTGTCCCGATGGTTCCCCATGAAGTGCCTGTCGCCAGTGATACCAATGAACAAAAAACCAAAGCTGTCACCAGAAAGAATTGAGGCGAAATCGTTTCAATTCCATAGTAAATCAGTGTAGGTACGGTTCCGGATGCAATCCATGCACCGATTAAAATACCGACGGTCAGTAAAATCAGCGCGGGCTGTAACGCCTTGCTCATCGATGTGGTCATCGATTGCTCTACTTGTTTGTAGGTGAATCCCAGTCCCATCATGAATGGAACCAGCACAAGTACGCCGATAAACATCAGAATTTGAATCGGTGCATCAAATGCGAGAATTCCAATGGCGATGATTGCAGCCACTGTTCCCAGCATAGCCAATGCATACAAAAATGATGGTTTCTTAATATTATTTTCTTCAATATCCGTTTCCAACAAACCACTCCTTAGTTTTTTTATCTGGGATTGGTCTGCAATTCATCTTACGGGGAGAAACCCTGAATATGTTGTAAAATGAAGGATTGGGGGATCCAGGCAGAATCCCATAACCGTTGTCACAATGGTAATTACATGAGACCTTCAGGGCGAAAGGAATCATCGGAAATTCTTATGTAAGATACCTTGTCATCGACCACTGTATAAACGGTATATGCACATTTTACCAAAGAACTGAATGCTTTGCAAACCACCCTCCTACAGCCGCAAGGACCAAGCATATCATGTCATTTCCCAACCCGGATATCTTATTCAAATTAATGTATTAATATGCTTTCCGGCACAACGGAGTGTTAGCGTTTTTTAAATTTGGACAGCGTTTTATCAGCATCTATACTTCCCGGGAATTTATCATATTTTTTGTTTTTGGGCATTAAAAAGGGGCTGTCCAAAAAGCCCTTAGGCGTATCTTGCTCAGATGTTCTTCCATAATGGAACGGCTTCTGCTGCACAAACACCCGCTTGCTCCTGCGCAAGCGAGTCGCAGATAAAATCGTTTGCCGCGGACGAACGGCCAAGCCTCCTCTGCCGGCTCCGCCGGCATGCGGAGTCTTGATCCGTCCGTTTTTCCGCAGGCAAGCTGAGGGCTCTTGAAGAGCCCTCAGCTTTGCGACGAAGCTAGCGAAGCGATGCAGGAGCAGTCTGGGTTTTCGCATTTCTGCTGGCTTCTGCCGTTCCAAGCTAGTTAAAGGAGACAACCATGTAGAATGCATAAAGGCGGGAAGACCGGCGGCGACTCCTGCGGGACTAGCACGAGCTGAAGACCCTGGACCGAGCATAGCGAGGGAAGCGGCTAAAGCCGTGCCCGCGGAAAGCGTCCGCCGGGCCGAACCCCAGCTACTTCTTTACGAATAGAAAAAAGGGCTGCCCCGGAGGTCGTTTTTCATGACCTTTTCGGACAGCCCCTAATAGGTTGAGCTGTAGTTATTGGTTCCGTTCCAGCTCCTGGTACTCTTTCATATACGGGCCTTCCTCAGCCACTGCCGAGTGATAGAGCGCTTTGATCGCCAAGTTCTTTTCCAGGCCCATGTCTTTTTTGATGCGCTTCAGTTCATCATGCAATTCCCGGTGCTCGTTGATCAGCTTCGTCATTGCCGTTTTATTGTATTTCATGCTGTCACCTCCTAGTTCATTATCTTGATGAACACTACTTTTAAATAATTGAATTCCGGATAGTTATGCGGAACCTTGAAATCCTCCGGCAACTGGTGCTCTTCCAAAATTTTATAACGGGTATTCGTTTCAGTGAATGCTTTATCGATAAAGGATTTGAATTTTTTCATGTTGAAGCTGGCATTATTGGTCGATGCAATAATCATCCCGCGGTCACTGGTGATTTTCAGCGTATCCTTAAGCAATTTCGGATAGTCTTTTGCAGTGCTGAACGTCTTTTTCTTCGTGCGCGCGAAGCTCGGCGGATCGAGTACGACGACATCGAATTTCAGCCCGTGACGCGCGGCATAGCTGAAGTAATCGAAGACATCCATCACCTTGATATCCTGGGCTTCAAAATCAATGCCGTTTACAGCGAACTGCTCAATCGTTTTCGGCCGGCTGCGTTTTGCGAGGTCCACGCTTGTCGTCTCCGTCGCACCGCCAAGGACGGCAGCAATTGAAAATGCACCTGTATAGGAAAATGTATTTAGCACTGTTTTTCCGTCTGCGTACTTGTCCCGCAACGCTTTCCGGACTTCCCGCTGATCGAGGAAAATTCCGGTCATGGCACCATCGTTTAAATCGACGGCAAAACTCATTCCGTTCTCTTGGACAATCAGCGGGAACTCCCCCCGCTCCCCGGACACATAATCATCCTGTTCCACATACTGGCCGTTGGTATCGAAGCGCAGTTTCTCGTATATTCCGCGCGGTGCCGCTACTTCTTTTAACGCTTCGTACACTTCTTTACGGAATGAATAAATGCCTTCACTGTACCAGTTCACAACATAAAAATCGGCATAGAAATCGATGATCAGCCCGCCGATGCCATCGCCTTCACCATTAAACATACGGAATGCTGTCGTATCCTCAGCTGCGTAAAGATGATGTCGTTCAGCTATTGCTTTCCTGATCTTTCCGGCGAAGAACCGGCTGTCGATTTCCTCTTTTTCACTGCGGGTCAGCACCCAACCGATTCCTTTGTTCTGCAGGCCATAATAACCTGTTGCGACATAATTACCTGTTGAATCGGTCAGACGCAGTAAGTTCCCCTCTTTTGGCAGCACCCCCGGTTTCTCCAGTGCATCTTTTAAAACCAACGGATAGCCATTTTTAATCGCTTTAGCCGAAGCCGGTTTTAATTGAAGTTCTGCTGACTGTCTCATTACGTCACCCTTACTGTCATATTAGTCTCTTCATTATGGCATTTTTACCGCCAAAATGAAAAAAAGCCGACGATTCATCCACAGATAAATCGCCAGCTCTTCATTTTGCATTGAATGTCAGAATGTTTTCCTGCTTTTATGTCGCGGCTGAAGAAGCTGCTGCCTGATCCGCCTTTACACAATCAATCGCGACAGTGAGGGCAATGAGTACAGTCTCCCATTCCTCATTTACAACTTGAACCCTGTAACTGTCTCCCCACGAAAACCATTCCTTGCTCACATTGCCGACCGCCTGTCCATGCTGAAGCACTTCAAAATCCATATCCCACCAATTGCCCTGCACTTCCATGCCAGCCGTATCAATCACATAGCGGGCCTTGAAAAAAGAAAATTCCTTCTTGATCGTCAGCACTTCCTGCCCGTTCACTTCCACAAAGAATTTCGGCAGAAAACTGAACGTCTTTTTCGTAATGACCGCCACTTCATCTCTTTCAGTGTTCAGGATAGCGAATGTCTTTGGAATTCGCAGAAAGCTCCCTTCCACATAATAGGCATCCTTTCCCTGCTGGTCCTTTACTGTGAACTTGCCGCTTAAACTAAGGACTTTTTGCTTGATGTAGAGCTGTCTCATGAATGTGCTCCTTTCTGCAACGTCTCTATTGTTTTAAAACAACCATGTTAGTCAAAGAGGAAAGTCAGGCTGTCCGTATGTATGCTTTTTCAGTACCGGATACTAAGCAGCAGCATCATTCATTATTCATGAAGTTCTGCTTCGCCAAGTAATTCAGCACCGTCTGTGAAAACCGGGTATGGGTTTCCTTCGTATATTTAGCGATCGTATAGATTTGCGCAAGATTTTTCAATTCCAGCTCTTCAGTCATCTCTTTCAGTTTCGGAACAGCCATATAGCGCTCCCAGCCCTTTTCATTTCGCTCTTTATAGATTTCGGTTATTTCTTCATCTGTGTAATCCTGGTACTGGTCGTAATGAACAAGGCCATGCCGTGGAAGCCGGTCCCGCGGTGCAGGATTTTCTGCTGGATACCCAAGTGAATATCCCACAATCGGCACAACGTTTTCCGGCAGGTTCAGGATTTCACCGATCTGATCACAATTGGCGAGCGTCGAACCCATGTAACAGACGCCGAGGCCGGCATTTTCCGCTGCCAGCGCGCAATTCTGCGCAGCCAATGTCGCGTCAATGGCTCCGATCATCAGGCTCATAAAATTGTCGAAATGCACAGGCGCGTCATTGAGGGCAAGCCATTTCCGCATCCGGTTAAAATCTGCGCAGAATGTTACCAGTACCGGTGCATCCACTACCATGGACTGCTCCATGTGCGGTTCATACAATTTTTTCTTAAGTTCTTTATCTCTCGTTACAATTATCGAGTAGGTTTGCATGTTCCCGCTTGAAGAAGCCCGAATTCCCGCTTCCAATATTTCATCCAGCAGGTCCTGGCTGACTTCCCTGTCTTCGTATTCCCGTATGGATCGGTGTCCA
Above is a genomic segment from Planococcus lenghuensis containing:
- a CDS encoding LURP-one-related/scramblase family protein; this encodes MRQLYIKQKVLSLSGKFTVKDQQGKDAYYVEGSFLRIPKTFAILNTERDEVAVITKKTFSFLPKFFVEVNGQEVLTIKKEFSFFKARYVIDTAGMEVQGNWWDMDFEVLQHGQAVGNVSKEWFSWGDSYRVQVVNEEWETVLIALTVAIDCVKADQAAASSAAT
- a CDS encoding nitroreductase family protein; the encoded protein is MELTDVIHGHRSIREYEDREVSQDLLDEILEAGIRASSSGNMQTYSIIVTRDKELKKKLYEPHMEQSMVVDAPVLVTFCADFNRMRKWLALNDAPVHFDNFMSLMIGAIDATLAAQNCALAAENAGLGVCYMGSTLANCDQIGEILNLPENVVPIVGYSLGYPAENPAPRDRLPRHGLVHYDQYQDYTDEEITEIYKERNEKGWERYMAVPKLKEMTEELELKNLAQIYTIAKYTKETHTRFSQTVLNYLAKQNFMNNE
- a CDS encoding class I SAM-dependent rRNA methyltransferase, whose amino-acid sequence is MRQSAELQLKPASAKAIKNGYPLVLKDALEKPGVLPKEGNLLRLTDSTGNYVATGYYGLQNKGIGWVLTRSEKEEIDSRFFAGKIRKAIAERHHLYAAEDTTAFRMFNGEGDGIGGLIIDFYADFYVVNWYSEGIYSFRKEVYEALKEVAAPRGIYEKLRFDTNGQYVEQDDYVSGERGEFPLIVQENGMSFAVDLNDGAMTGIFLDQREVRKALRDKYADGKTVLNTFSYTGAFSIAAVLGGATETTSVDLAKRSRPKTIEQFAVNGIDFEAQDIKVMDVFDYFSYAARHGLKFDVVVLDPPSFARTKKKTFSTAKDYPKLLKDTLKITSDRGMIIASTNNASFNMKKFKSFIDKAFTETNTRYKILEEHQLPEDFKVPHNYPEFNYLKVVFIKIMN